The nucleotide sequence GATAAAAGAGAAGAAGATGAACCTGATTGATTTCAGGTTTATTTTTTTATTATTTGTATGCTATAATGAGAAAAAACTAAAAGGAGTTAATATATGAGAGCTTATAAATTAAGAGTTACACTTTCAGATACACATATACCGATTTGGCGGGAAATAATTGTGCCTGTAGATATAACATTTGATGAATTGCACGTAATATTACAATACACAATGGGCTGGTACAATTGTCATCTGTATGAGTTTAAAATAGGAGATATAGAAGTGACAACGGATGAGGAAGCTCTGGATGAGGTTAGATATTTCAAAACTATTGAGGGAATGAAAAAGTTGGCTGAATTAAGAAAAAGTAGATTTTTTGTAGACAGAACTAAAACGTTGAAAGATGTTGATGAGTTTATTGAAGAATATTTTGATAGTAATAAAATAATAGACTACACTTATGATTTTGGAGATGATTGGAAACATGAAATAGATGTTCTGGAAAAAATAGAGAATTACCCCCATGATTACCCACAAGTATTAAAATTTAAAGGAAATTGTCCACCAGAAGA is from Sebaldella sp. S0638 and encodes:
- a CDS encoding plasmid pRiA4b ORF-3 family protein; translated protein: MRAYKLRVTLSDTHIPIWREIIVPVDITFDELHVILQYTMGWYNCHLYEFKIGDIEVTTDEEALDEVRYFKTIEGMKKLAELRKSRFFVDRTKTLKDVDEFIEEYFDSNKIIDYTYDFGDDWKHEIDVLEKIENYPHDYPQVLKFKGNCPPEDCGGTRGYEEFLKIINNKSHTDNEENVLWAEGQGYGSYDIDEINVALEEAFERIEE